In Solibacillus isronensis, the following are encoded in one genomic region:
- a CDS encoding MFS transporter, producing the protein MKNEQVPNKKRHIILSLLFLGWCLSYLDRMAMNVGIVEIAKDFNLSPSVMGVVLSSFFAGYALMQLPGGWLADKFGSRKVIVISIVLWSLFTVFTGMAWSLMSMIIIRFMFGLGEGGYPAASSKAIADVFPKKERTSAQTIMMSSNSLGGVIAPLIATPLLVWIGWQNLFFAIGILGLFVAALLWYYLSPQNMQVELVEEETVQKASFKDVLKIPTSWQLAIMWFGVSTVIWGLISWMPPYLVDVRGLDLMSMGMLTSIPALAGAIGVIVGGQLIKSLLMGKEKYLAIISFIIMIGSLYLLFNAPSVTLVIIYQSICMLFHGPIVAIIFSLPHKLFSKNVIGSTFGMINLGGMIGAFLAPMVMGYLIEVFDGIYASAFLYIIACAVLGIIAAAGLKPNRPTSGGRKQEAQNLETI; encoded by the coding sequence ATGAAAAATGAACAAGTTCCTAATAAAAAGAGGCACATAATACTTTCACTGCTATTTTTAGGATGGTGTTTATCCTATCTTGACAGAATGGCAATGAATGTCGGAATTGTGGAAATTGCAAAAGACTTTAATCTTAGTCCGTCTGTAATGGGTGTTGTACTGAGTAGTTTTTTTGCCGGTTATGCATTAATGCAATTACCTGGGGGGTGGCTTGCCGATAAATTCGGTTCCAGAAAGGTCATTGTGATCTCCATTGTTTTATGGTCTTTATTTACCGTTTTTACCGGCATGGCCTGGTCTTTAATGTCGATGATTATTATTCGTTTCATGTTCGGTCTTGGTGAAGGCGGATATCCTGCTGCAAGTTCAAAAGCAATAGCAGATGTCTTTCCAAAGAAAGAACGGACAAGTGCCCAAACGATCATGATGTCATCGAATTCACTTGGAGGTGTGATTGCTCCTTTAATCGCCACCCCGTTACTTGTATGGATCGGCTGGCAAAACCTCTTTTTCGCGATTGGAATTTTAGGTCTCTTTGTTGCAGCCCTACTCTGGTATTATTTAAGTCCGCAAAATATGCAGGTAGAACTAGTTGAGGAAGAAACAGTCCAAAAAGCATCCTTTAAAGATGTGTTAAAAATTCCTACAAGCTGGCAGTTGGCCATTATGTGGTTTGGCGTAAGTACGGTCATTTGGGGGCTTATCTCATGGATGCCGCCATATCTTGTAGATGTGAGAGGCCTTGATTTGATGTCGATGGGGATGCTGACATCCATCCCGGCTCTGGCTGGTGCTATAGGAGTTATCGTCGGCGGGCAGCTGATTAAATCTTTATTAATGGGAAAAGAGAAATACCTTGCGATTATAAGCTTCATCATCATGATCGGATCTCTTTATTTATTATTCAATGCGCCGTCAGTCACTCTCGTTATTATTTACCAATCCATCTGTATGCTTTTCCACGGACCAATTGTAGCGATCATCTTCAGCCTTCCGCATAAATTATTCTCGAAAAATGTGATTGGGTCAACTTTTGGAATGATTAATCTTGGCGGAATGATTGGAGCATTCCTCGCACCAATGGTTATGGGCTATTTAATTGAAGTATTTGATGGAATTTATGCCTCTGCATTTCTGTACATCATTGCCTGTGCCGTTTTAGGAATCATCGCTGCAGCCGGTCTAAAACCGAATCGACCTACTTCGGGCGGAAGAAAGCAGGAAGCTCAAAACTTAGAAACGATTTAA